Within Pelotomaculum schinkii, the genomic segment ACCCGGCTATTTGGTCCAGCAACCGGCTCAGTCCCGTTACCAAACCTGTAAACTTGTTCATTTGAAGTACCTCCGGTAGCCTTATTTATATTCCTTATTGTACTTTTCGGCCAGCGCTTTCACTGTATCCAAAGCCTGCTGGCCCGGCAATCCCTTTTGATTCATACCGGCGACAAACTCGTCCTGGATCGGTTTAACGGCTGCTATCCACTTGTTTGCTTCTTCTTCCGAAAGCTTGATTTCTTTCATGCCCTTTTCTTGCACGGCATATTTCAAGGCAGCTTCGTTTTGTTTGTCCCATAAACCGACGGCCACCTCTTCAAAGTACTTTTTATTGACCTCTTCAATCGCCTCCTGGTTCTCCGGGGACAGGGAGTTCCACTTATCAAGGTTCATGGTGATAAAGAACAGGGTGTTATACAAAAACGGCGTCCTGGTCAAGTATTCGGTGACCTCGGCATTCTTCCAGCCCTGCAGTACCTCAACGGGACCAAGGTTGCCCTTGACGACCCCTTTTGATAGGGCTTCATAGGCTTCGGACTGGGGCATGGCCACGGGATTTGCTCCTAATGCTTTGAGAGTTTTAGCGCTCAACCCGGTAGCTCTCACATCCAGTCCCTGCAGGTCTTGCAGGCTACGAACCGGCACTTTTGTAAACAAGTCGCCAGGTCCGGTGGTAAAGACCATCATGAGCTTGGTATCCTGGATTTCTTTGGGGTTGATTTGCTTAACCCCTTCCCAGGCGACCAAACTTGCTACCTTGGAGTTGTTATATATAACACCAGGCAATTCGAAAGCCTCAAGCACCGGGAAACGGCCGCGGGTATAAGAGAAACAGGACAGACCCAGGTCAGCGACACTACTGACCACCCCGTCATAGATCCCATCCGCCTTGAGCAGGGTTTCACCGGGGTAACTGGTTACTATCACCTGGCCGCCGGTAGCTTCCTCAATGGCTTTTGCCCAGGGTTGGATTAACTGTGTTTCAGCCGGGTGGGTGCTGGGAAAGAAATGGGCCAGTTTAAGTTCTACAGTCCCTTGTTTTTTAACCTGCTCCGTGGACGAACAAGCAGTCACAGCAACAACCATCAACAATAACAGCGATATGAATAATAGCTTTTTCTTCGTCCTTACCACTTCCCTGCAATGATGCCAACTACAAAATCCTTTCAATTCTTAAATTACCTCCTTTTCTTATTTGAAAAACAAAAAAACTCCCGTAGGAGTTTAGTTCAAAGATCGATAAAGCCCCTCTTCAACCATAGGAGCAATACCTGAGAGCGAAAATACTGCAGACACATCCACAAGGAAATGCCCGGTAAACCCGCGCCCACGTTTACCTACCGTCCTACTGTTCTACTTCTTAACTGTCTTGCCGTTCCTAACCATTCTGCCATACTAGCTGTTCTACATAAATATTGATATTCGGCAGCTTTAAAATATTTCCTTCCGGCAACAAAATCTTTTTTGTTATTAATTTCTTTCTTTTATCTTCAGCCACTAAAATTTAACCATAATCAATTATTTTTGCAAGAACCTTTTTTTTGATTTATACTTTCTTACAGGACAACTTTTTACCAGGAGGGCACAACATGACTGAGCAAAAACAAACTTCCTGCACACCCAGGGAGGAACTTTACGAAAGGATTGGGAAATTCCAGGAACGCCTGCGTAAAGCCGGTATTCAGGCAGCCCTGGTCGTGCAAAAAGCCGACTTGTTTTATTTCAGCGGCACCTGCCAGGATGCCCATCTCTTGATTCCAACCCAGGGAGAACCTCTTTTGATGGTCAGAAAAAGCTATGAAAGAGCGCTTGAGGATAGCGCCCTGGAAAAGATTATTGCCGTGCGGAGCTTCAAAGATATTGGCAGCAACATAGCCGGCATGCTCACCGGCAATGGCAAAATAGGGATGGAGTTGGATGTTTTGCCGGTCAATCTTTTTTCCAGGTATAAAAAGATGCTTGAGCCGCTGGAAATTGTTGATGTGTCGGGGGTAATCCGAGAGATCAGGATGATTAAGACCCCGTATGAGATAGACTGTCTAAGAGACGCCGCCAGTCTGACCGCTGAAATGTTCGCAGAGATTCCTAATTTTATAGAAGAAGGCATGACCGAAATAGAGCTGTCGGGAAAAATTGAACTGTTCCTGAGAGTCAGGGGAAACCAGTACCCCCGCATAAGGGCCT encodes:
- a CDS encoding TRAP transporter substrate-binding protein; the encoded protein is MKGFCSWHHCREVVRTKKKLLFISLLLLMVVAVTACSSTEQVKKQGTVELKLAHFFPSTHPAETQLIQPWAKAIEEATGGQVIVTSYPGETLLKADGIYDGVVSSVADLGLSCFSYTRGRFPVLEAFELPGVIYNNSKVASLVAWEGVKQINPKEIQDTKLMMVFTTGPGDLFTKVPVRSLQDLQGLDVRATGLSAKTLKALGANPVAMPQSEAYEALSKGVVKGNLGPVEVLQGWKNAEVTEYLTRTPFLYNTLFFITMNLDKWNSLSPENQEAIEEVNKKYFEEVAVGLWDKQNEAALKYAVQEKGMKEIKLSEEEANKWIAAVKPIQDEFVAGMNQKGLPGQQALDTVKALAEKYNKEYK
- a CDS encoding M24 family metallopeptidase, with the translated sequence MTEQKQTSCTPREELYERIGKFQERLRKAGIQAALVVQKADLFYFSGTCQDAHLLIPTQGEPLLMVRKSYERALEDSALEKIIAVRSFKDIGSNIAGMLTGNGKIGMELDVLPVNLFSRYKKMLEPLEIVDVSGVIREIRMIKTPYEIDCLRDAASLTAEMFAEIPNFIEEGMTEIELSGKIELFLRVRGNQYPRIRAFNQELSIHILSGWNAAYPSYFDGPTGGSGVNSSSPIGSGYKKIGRNEPILIDYGPVLNGYMVDHTRIYSFGPLSDKLMEAHNTALEIKRRIAREAKPGLDGKDLYDIAIGMAEQSGFAQHFMGYGVSFIGHGVGLELDELPVIARNYSIKMQPGMTIALEPKFIFPDEGTVGIEDTFLVTENGLEPFIPALDDAIQIL